The proteins below come from a single Miscanthus floridulus cultivar M001 chromosome 1, ASM1932011v1, whole genome shotgun sequence genomic window:
- the LOC136483142 gene encoding uncharacterized protein, protein MDDCEWMYTGHRSKVDFTKEWMCKTDEFLESAFGEAGGRSIKALCPYSKCANRKRQNKVNVGKHLVNNGFTPNYTRWVHHGEGHRMREEVVRPCLEGFNVDAGVADMLDDTSSTPTLSQIRARSTSASPAIRPRPTTTLHLVNELQAQLLEERRLRKEMEARAVEEREAQR, encoded by the exons atggatgactgtgagtggatgtacacgggccacagAAGCAAGGTTGATTTCACCAAAGAATGGATGTGCAAAACGGATGAGTTCTTGGAGTCAGCTTTTGGCGAGGCTGGTGGCAGATCTATTAAAGctttgtgtccctacagcaaatgtgcaaaTAGAAAAAGGCAAAACAAGGTGAATGTGGGTAAACATCTAGTGAATAATGGGTTCACGCCGAACTATactcggtgggtccaccatggtgaaggccatcgtatgagagaggaggtagtGAGACCATGTCTAGAGGGTTTCAATGTTGATGCTGGGGTAgcggacatgttaga CGACACGTCCTCTACTCCcaccctctcccagatccgagcacgaagCACGAGCGCAAGCCCGGCCATACGTCCACGGCCAACCACTACTTTGCACCTTGTCAACGAACTCCAG GCCCAACTGCTAGAAGAAAGGAGGCttcgcaaggagatggaagcgagGGCGGTGGAAGAGCGGGAGGCCCAACGATAG